The sequence below is a genomic window from Streptomyces sp. NBC_00289.
ACGAGGTCGGTCGACGCCTTCAGCAGGACGACGCCGAGGCTGGTCGCGATGCCGATCGACAGCCACCCGCCCACCCCGGACTCGGCGGCGCGGTAGCCCGCCCCGGCCAGCAGGGCGGCGTCCGCCAGGTAGGCGCCGAGCCGGTCGACGTAGATGCCGGCCGCGCTGTTCTGCCCCTTCCAGCGGGCGACCTCGCCGTCCACGCAGTCGAAGAGGAGGAAGAGCTGCATCAGGACGACGGCCAGTACGGCGCCGGCCAGGCCGGGGATCATGAGGGCGGCTCCGGCCGCGATCCCGCACACCACCATGGTCCAGGTCAGCTGGTCCGGGGTGACCGGTGTGCGGACCAGCTGGCGGGTCGCCCGCAGCGAGATCCTGCGCATGTAGAGCCGGCCGGCCCAGTGTTCGCCGTTGCGGCTCGCGAGCTTGGCCTGCGGCTGGCAGACCTCCCGCAGCTCCTCCAGAACCGGAGCAGCACCCATGCCTTGTCCTTCCGCCCGAGGCTCAACTGCCGCTTGGCGCGGCGGTGATCGGCACAGGCTACAGAGGCGGTCGGCGTGTCCGTCCCGCAGGCCACCGTCCGCGCTCAGGCCACCGTCCGCAGTCCGCCGGGGAGCGCCGCTCCCCTCCCGCGCACCACACGGTGGGCGCAGGCCGCCGCCAGCAACTCGCCCAGCAGGTCCGGGTCGTCGATCTCGAGGCCGAGCAGGGACTCGATGCGTTCGAGGCGCTGGTAGAGCGACTGGCGTCCGATGTGCAGCAGGGCCGCCGTGCGGGTCGGCGAGCAGCCGTTACGCAGGTGGATCTCCAGGGTGCGGACCAGGTCGCTGGGGTGGGCCGCCTCCCAGGCCAGCAGGGGGCCGAGGGCGTGCTGCACCAGGCCCGCCAGCCGTTCCCGGTTGGCGTCCACGCCGCCGCGCGTCAGCTCCCGTTCCAGGGCGAGGGCGCGTGAGGAGGTGACCAACGGGCCGTCGGGTACGCCCGGTTCGGCGGCCGGAACGGTCAGCGCCAGCTCCAGCGTCGTACGGGCCGCGCGCAGGGTGTCGCTCCAGCGCAGCCAGCCGCCGCCCGCGGCGACGGGGTGTCCGACCGCGACGGTGAGGCCCGGCTCGGCGGACGTACGGAAGGCCTCCTGGACCGCCCGGACCGGGTCGCCGGGGCGGTTCGGCGCGGGCAGCGCCAGCAGGGCCAGGACGTCCCCGGGGAACGCGGCCCGCAGGACGCCCGCCCCGCCGAGCAGCCGTACGGCCCGGTCCACCGCCCCGGTCTCCCGGGTGCCGTGCGCGGACACCCCGATCAGGCGGGCGCCGGGGCCGGGGTGGAACCCGGCCAGTGCCGCCCGCGCCTCCACCTCCGGCTGGTTGAGTGCCTGGCGGTCGGCGAGGTCGGCGAGCAGTGCGGCGGTGTGGTCGT
It includes:
- a CDS encoding CDP-alcohol phosphatidyltransferase family protein, coding for MGAAPVLEELREVCQPQAKLASRNGEHWAGRLYMRRISLRATRQLVRTPVTPDQLTWTMVVCGIAAGAALMIPGLAGAVLAVVLMQLFLLFDCVDGEVARWKGQNSAAGIYVDRLGAYLADAALLAGAGYRAAESGVGGWLSIGIATSLGVVLLKASTDLVDVARARRGLTVVGDEATRPRSQGVATVRRLAAAFKIHRVTNGIEASLVLLVAAVADQVTGGIEPTRWALGALAVITWVMVPAHLLSILSSSRLR
- a CDS encoding PucR family transcriptional regulator, encoding MPALTLREVLALDPVRAAEPELLAGGGALDRPVRWVHSSEVYEGANFLDGGELLLTNGFGLVDADEVTRRRYVRELAARGAAGLAVEIGRSLPHMPPEVSDEADRLGLPLLALRRVVPFVRITEAANRAIVARGLSGRTVVRPWGDDHTAALLADLADRQALNQPEVEARAALAGFHPGPGARLIGVSAHGTRETGAVDRAVRLLGGAGVLRAAFPGDVLALLALPAPNRPGDPVRAVQEAFRTSAEPGLTVAVGHPVAAGGGWLRWSDTLRAARTTLELALTVPAAEPGVPDGPLVTSSRALALERELTRGGVDANRERLAGLVQHALGPLLAWEAAHPSDLVRTLEIHLRNGCSPTRTAALLHIGRQSLYQRLERIESLLGLEIDDPDLLGELLAAACAHRVVRGRGAALPGGLRTVA